In Mycobacterium sp. Aquia_216, a genomic segment contains:
- the aroQ gene encoding type II 3-dehydroquinate dehydratase codes for MTVNVINGPNLGRLGRREPEVYGNTTHDQLAALIQREAVRLGLKAVVRQSDSEAELLDWIHLAADAGEAVILNAGGLTHTSVALRDACAELRAPLIEVHISNVYAREEFRRHSYLSPVATGVIVGLGVQGYLLALRYLVETSSSR; via the coding sequence ATGACGGTCAACGTCATCAACGGCCCGAACCTGGGCCGGCTGGGCCGGCGCGAACCCGAGGTCTACGGGAACACCACGCACGACCAGCTGGCCGCGCTGATCCAACGTGAGGCCGTCCGCCTTGGACTCAAAGCCGTTGTACGGCAAAGCGATAGCGAAGCCGAATTGCTGGACTGGATTCATCTGGCCGCCGACGCGGGGGAGGCGGTGATTCTCAATGCCGGCGGACTGACCCACACATCCGTGGCGCTGCGCGATGCCTGCGCCGAACTGCGTGCACCGCTGATCGAGGTGCACATCTCCAATGTGTATGCCCGCGAAGAGTTTCGGCGTCACTCATATCTCAGTCCGGTGGCGACTGGAGTGATCGTCGGCCTGGGAGTCCAGGGCTACCTGCTTGCGCTGCGCTACCTGGTCGAGACCAGTTCGAGCCGCTAG
- a CDS encoding B-4DMT family transporter — protein MSNWMVRGLAFAALMVVVRLFQGAIINVWQTQAGLVSVVLLLVFIIAVVVWGLLDGRADAKANADPDRRQDLAMTWLLAGLLAGVLSGAVSWLIALFYKGLYTGGLINEVTTFAAFTALCVFLPGIIGAAVGRWRVDRNPPPDRGAGPDEERADTDVFTAASADDAPTGEVPVQHRGGQAEARTSSVATAERDAPTETIPTVERESPTETIATGSDDAKTEVIRTEGPKHSDPESEWPSSQWGKKD, from the coding sequence ATGAGTAACTGGATGGTGCGGGGATTGGCGTTCGCTGCGTTGATGGTTGTCGTCCGGTTGTTTCAGGGGGCGATCATCAACGTGTGGCAGACGCAAGCCGGGCTGGTAAGCGTGGTGCTGCTTCTCGTCTTCATCATCGCCGTAGTCGTCTGGGGGTTGCTGGACGGCCGAGCCGACGCGAAAGCCAACGCGGATCCGGATCGCCGCCAGGACCTGGCGATGACCTGGCTGCTGGCCGGGTTGCTCGCCGGGGTTCTGAGCGGGGCCGTCTCCTGGCTCATCGCGCTGTTCTACAAGGGCCTCTACACCGGGGGCCTGATCAACGAGGTGACGACGTTCGCCGCCTTCACCGCGCTCTGCGTTTTCCTGCCCGGCATCATCGGTGCGGCCGTCGGCCGCTGGCGGGTGGACCGCAACCCCCCGCCCGACCGGGGAGCCGGACCGGACGAGGAACGCGCTGACACCGACGTGTTCACCGCCGCCAGCGCCGACGACGCGCCGACCGGCGAGGTTCCCGTGCAGCATCGCGGGGGCCAGGCCGAGGCACGGACGTCGTCGGTGGCCACCGCGGAACGCGACGCACCCACCGAGACGATTCCGACGGTCGAGCGGGAATCTCCGACCGAAACCATCGCCACCGGTTCCGACGATGCCAAGACCGAGGTGATTCGCACCGAAGGCCCGAAACACTCCGATCCGGAGTCGGAATGGCCGAGTTCGCAGTGGGGAAAGAAGGACTAG
- the aroB gene encoding 3-dehydroquinate synthase yields the protein MTEPTEPVTVQVAVDPPYPVVIGTGLLNELGELLGGRHRVAILHQPVLAQTAEAIRSYLADKGVDAHRIEIPDAEAGKELPVVGFIWEVLGRIGIDRKDALVSLGGGAATDVAGFAAATWLRGVSIVHVPTTLLGMVDAAVGGKTGINTDAGKNLVGAFHQPLAVLVDLATLETLPHNEIVAGMAEVVKAGFIADPAILDLIEADPQAALDPKGDVLPELIRRAIAVKAEVVAADEKESELREILNYGHTLAHAIERRERYQWRHGAAVSVGLVFVAELARLTGRLDDDTAARHRSILTSLGLPVSYDPDALPQLLEYMAGDKKSRAGVLRFVVLDGLAKPGRLVGPDPGLLVTAYAGVCAP from the coding sequence ATGACAGAACCCACCGAACCGGTGACCGTGCAGGTGGCCGTCGATCCGCCGTACCCGGTGGTGATCGGCACCGGCTTGCTCAACGAATTGGGCGAGCTGCTCGGCGGCCGGCACCGGGTCGCGATCCTGCATCAACCGGTACTGGCGCAGACCGCCGAGGCGATCCGCAGCTACCTGGCCGACAAGGGCGTCGACGCGCACCGCATCGAAATCCCGGACGCCGAGGCCGGAAAAGAATTGCCGGTCGTCGGTTTCATCTGGGAAGTGTTGGGCCGCATTGGAATTGACCGCAAGGATGCGCTGGTGAGCCTCGGCGGCGGGGCGGCCACCGATGTCGCGGGCTTCGCGGCGGCCACCTGGCTGCGCGGTGTCTCGATCGTGCATGTGCCGACCACATTGCTGGGCATGGTCGACGCGGCGGTGGGCGGCAAAACCGGCATCAACACCGACGCCGGCAAGAACCTGGTCGGCGCCTTCCATCAGCCGCTGGCCGTCCTGGTCGACTTGGCCACCCTGGAAACCTTGCCGCACAACGAAATCGTCGCCGGGATGGCCGAGGTGGTCAAGGCCGGGTTCATTGCCGACCCGGCGATCCTGGACCTCATCGAGGCCGATCCGCAGGCGGCGCTGGACCCGAAGGGTGATGTGCTGCCGGAGCTGATCCGTCGCGCGATCGCCGTCAAGGCCGAGGTGGTCGCGGCCGACGAAAAAGAATCCGAGCTGCGCGAAATCCTGAACTACGGGCACACTTTGGCGCATGCCATCGAACGCCGCGAGCGCTACCAGTGGCGGCACGGCGCCGCGGTGTCGGTGGGCCTGGTGTTCGTCGCCGAGCTGGCCCGGCTCACCGGCCGGCTCGACGACGACACCGCCGCGCGCCATCGCAGCATCCTGACCTCGCTGGGCCTGCCGGTCAGCTACGACCCGGACGCGCTGCCCCAGCTGTTGGAATACATGGCTGGAGACAAGAAATCGCGCGCCGGTGTGCTGCGGTTCGTCGTTCTCGACGGCCTGGCCAAGCCGGGCCGGTTGGTGGGACCGGACCCGGGTCTGCTGGTGACGGCCTACGCGGGGGTGTGTGCGCCATGA
- a CDS encoding dipeptide ABC transporter ATP-binding protein gives MAEPQLELSDLTVTYRGAVPKVALDGIDLTVSVGEFVAVVGESGSGKTTLANTVVGLLPPTATVTATSLAIRGRDTVGLSERQWCRLRGSAVGLVPQDPGASLNPVRTIGSQLAEVFPLKGHKLGRREIRRRCLDLLDRVEIDRPEQRLKQYPGELSGGMRQRVLIAMAFGLNPELLIADEPTSALDVTVQRHVLAVFDRLVTENGTTVLFITHDIGVATDHASRIVVMRDGAVVEDAAAESIVAAPRTEYTAHLIRRLGTPTPAIPRSEADDVIELTSVCKEFGLGGRARNTAVDDLTFTVRRGETLALVGESGSGKSTTAKMIIGLLTPTRGTVRVLGRDIAALSARARREHWQDIQFVYQNPDSALDPRWTVRQVLESPLRSYGLADKRQRALRVAEALASVGLTEDKLDRRPTELSGGECQRVAIARALVLRPQIVVLDEPLSALDVVTQDQIIRLLLRLQDELGLTYLFISHDLSVVARLSHRVVVLRAGRVVDSGETETVFAAPSSAYTRALLEAVPGRRLARSALSGS, from the coding sequence ATGGCCGAACCGCAGCTGGAATTGTCCGACCTCACCGTCACCTATCGCGGCGCCGTGCCCAAGGTGGCCCTGGACGGCATCGACTTGACGGTATCGGTCGGTGAATTCGTCGCTGTGGTCGGTGAATCAGGTTCGGGGAAGACAACTTTGGCGAACACCGTGGTGGGCTTGCTGCCGCCTACCGCGACGGTCACCGCGACCTCGCTGGCCATCCGCGGCCGCGACACTGTCGGCCTGAGCGAACGCCAGTGGTGCCGGCTGCGCGGCAGCGCCGTCGGATTGGTTCCGCAGGATCCCGGCGCGTCATTGAACCCGGTGCGCACCATCGGATCTCAGCTCGCCGAGGTCTTCCCGCTGAAAGGGCACAAGCTCGGCCGGCGCGAGATCCGGCGCCGCTGTCTCGATCTGCTGGACCGGGTCGAAATCGACCGCCCCGAGCAGCGACTCAAACAGTATCCGGGCGAGCTCTCGGGCGGGATGCGTCAGCGAGTGCTCATCGCGATGGCATTCGGGCTCAACCCCGAGCTGCTGATTGCCGACGAGCCGACCTCCGCTCTCGACGTGACCGTCCAGCGTCACGTGCTTGCGGTATTCGACCGGCTGGTTACCGAAAACGGCACCACGGTCCTGTTCATCACCCACGACATCGGGGTGGCTACGGATCACGCGTCGCGAATCGTCGTGATGCGCGACGGCGCGGTGGTGGAGGATGCCGCGGCCGAGTCGATCGTCGCGGCGCCGCGGACCGAATACACCGCGCACCTGATCCGTCGCCTCGGCACACCCACGCCGGCCATTCCGCGATCCGAGGCCGACGACGTCATCGAGCTCACCAGCGTCTGCAAGGAATTCGGGCTCGGCGGCCGGGCACGCAACACGGCGGTCGACGACCTCACCTTCACCGTCCGGCGAGGCGAGACGCTGGCGTTGGTGGGGGAGTCGGGGTCGGGGAAGTCGACCACCGCGAAAATGATCATCGGTCTGCTCACCCCCACCCGCGGAACGGTAAGGGTGCTCGGCCGCGACATCGCGGCGCTGTCCGCACGCGCCCGCCGTGAGCACTGGCAAGACATCCAGTTCGTCTACCAGAATCCCGATTCGGCGCTCGATCCACGCTGGACCGTGCGGCAGGTCCTGGAAAGCCCGCTGCGCTCCTATGGGTTGGCCGACAAGCGGCAGCGGGCCCTGCGCGTAGCAGAGGCCCTGGCGAGCGTCGGTCTGACCGAGGACAAGCTGGATCGGCGGCCCACCGAGCTGTCGGGCGGCGAATGCCAGCGCGTCGCCATCGCCCGCGCGCTGGTGCTGCGCCCGCAGATCGTGGTGCTCGACGAACCGCTGTCGGCGCTGGACGTGGTGACCCAGGACCAGATCATCCGGTTGTTGCTGCGCTTACAGGACGAACTCGGCCTCACTTATCTGTTCATCTCCCACGATTTGTCGGTGGTGGCCCGACTGTCGCACCGGGTGGTGGTGCTACGGGCCGGGCGGGTGGTCGACAGCGGTGAGACCGAGACGGTCTTCGCCGCGCCGTCGTCGGCGTACACCCGCGCGCTACTCGAGGCGGTCCCGGGGCGCCGCCTCGCCCGTTCGGCCCTGTCAGGCTCGTGA
- a CDS encoding M24 family metallopeptidase, with product MTHSQRRENLKIQIGASGLDAMLVTDLINVRYLSGFSGSNGALLVFSDDREAILATDGRYRTQAAAQAPDLEIAIERAVGRHLAGQAAAAGVSKLGFESNVVTVDAFDTLTGEVGELGAKTELVRAAGTVEALREIKDAGEVALLRLACEAADAALKDLVARGGLRPGRTEREVSRELEALMLDHGADAISFETIVAAGPNSAIPHHRPTDAVLADGDFVKIDFGALVAGYHSDMTRTFVLGKAADWQLEIYQLVAESQRAGREALRPGADLREVDGAARQVIVDAGYGEQFSHGLGHGVGLQIHEAPGIGATSTGTLLAGSVVTVEPGVYLPGRGGVRIEDTLVVADDASQTTGQTAELLTRFPKELAILT from the coding sequence GTGACACATTCCCAGCGTCGAGAAAATCTAAAAATCCAGATCGGTGCCAGCGGACTGGACGCGATGCTGGTCACGGACCTGATTAACGTGCGCTATCTGTCAGGTTTCTCCGGATCCAACGGCGCGTTGCTGGTCTTCTCCGACGATCGCGAAGCCATCTTGGCCACCGACGGCCGTTACCGCACCCAGGCCGCCGCGCAGGCGCCCGATCTCGAAATCGCCATCGAGCGGGCCGTCGGGCGCCATCTGGCCGGGCAGGCGGCCGCCGCGGGCGTGTCCAAGCTGGGCTTCGAAAGCAATGTGGTCACCGTGGACGCCTTCGACACACTGACCGGCGAGGTCGGTGAGCTGGGCGCGAAGACCGAGCTGGTGCGGGCCGCCGGCACGGTCGAGGCGCTGCGCGAGATCAAGGACGCCGGTGAGGTGGCGCTGCTGCGGCTGGCCTGCGAGGCCGCCGACGCCGCACTGAAAGACCTGGTGGCGCGGGGTGGTCTGCGGCCCGGGCGCACCGAACGCGAGGTGAGCCGCGAACTCGAGGCGTTGATGCTCGATCATGGCGCCGACGCGATTTCCTTCGAGACGATCGTGGCCGCCGGGCCCAATTCGGCGATCCCGCACCACCGGCCGACCGACGCGGTGCTCGCCGACGGGGATTTCGTCAAGATCGACTTCGGCGCGCTGGTCGCCGGCTATCACTCGGACATGACCCGCACCTTCGTGCTGGGCAAGGCCGCGGATTGGCAGCTGGAGATCTACCAGCTGGTCGCCGAGTCGCAGCGGGCCGGCCGGGAGGCACTGCGGCCGGGCGCCGATCTTCGCGAGGTGGACGGCGCCGCGCGCCAGGTGATCGTCGACGCGGGTTACGGCGAGCAATTCAGCCATGGTTTGGGACATGGGGTGGGCCTTCAGATCCACGAAGCACCGGGAATCGGCGCCACCTCGACCGGGACGTTGCTCGCGGGTTCGGTCGTGACGGTGGAGCCCGGCGTCTACTTGCCGGGCCGCGGCGGCGTCCGCATCGAGGACACCCTGGTCGTCGCTGACGATGCGTCGCAAACCACCGGGCAGACCGCCGAGCTGCTGACTCGGTTTCCCAAAGAGCTGGCCATTCTGACCTAG
- the aroC gene encoding chorismate synthase — protein MLRWITAGESHGRALVALVEGMVAGVEVTSTEIGDQLARRRLGYGRGARMQFERDAVTVLAGVRHGVTLGGPIAIEIGNTEWPKWETVMATDPLDPAGAADLENSARNAPLTRPRPGHADYAGMLKYGFDDARPVLERASARETAARVAAGTVARSFLRQALGVEVLSHVIAIGPSQPYDGPPPGPEDLAAIDASPVRAFDKDAERAMITEIEAAKKDGDTLGGVVEVVALGLPIGLGSFTSGDNRLDSQLAAAVMGIQAIKGVEIGDGFQTARRRGSQAHDEMYPGPDGVIRSTNRAGGLEGGMTNGQALRVRAAMKPISTVPRALATVDLATGDEAVAIHQRSDVCAVPAAGVVVETMVALVLARAALDKFGGDSLAETRRNIEAYQRAVAEHEMPVARARVSG, from the coding sequence GTGTTGCGCTGGATCACCGCGGGGGAGTCGCATGGCCGGGCATTGGTTGCCCTGGTCGAAGGCATGGTCGCCGGTGTGGAGGTCACCTCCACCGAAATCGGCGACCAATTGGCTCGTCGCCGGCTCGGTTACGGCCGCGGCGCCCGGATGCAGTTCGAGCGCGACGCGGTGACCGTGCTGGCCGGCGTTCGCCACGGTGTCACCCTGGGCGGCCCCATCGCCATCGAGATCGGCAACACCGAGTGGCCGAAATGGGAAACCGTGATGGCCACCGACCCGCTCGACCCCGCAGGAGCGGCCGACCTGGAAAACTCGGCGCGCAACGCGCCGCTCACCCGGCCCCGGCCCGGGCACGCCGACTACGCCGGGATGCTCAAGTACGGTTTCGACGACGCGCGGCCGGTGCTCGAGCGCGCCAGTGCGCGGGAGACCGCCGCCCGCGTCGCGGCGGGGACGGTCGCGCGGTCGTTTCTGCGCCAGGCGCTCGGCGTCGAGGTGCTCTCGCACGTGATCGCGATTGGTCCGTCGCAGCCCTACGACGGACCGCCCCCCGGGCCCGAGGACCTGGCCGCGATCGACGCCAGCCCGGTGCGCGCCTTCGACAAAGACGCCGAGCGGGCGATGATCACCGAGATCGAGGCCGCCAAGAAGGACGGCGACACCCTGGGCGGCGTGGTGGAAGTCGTGGCGTTGGGCCTGCCCATCGGGCTGGGCTCGTTCACCAGTGGCGACAACCGCCTGGACAGCCAGCTGGCCGCCGCCGTCATGGGCATCCAGGCGATCAAGGGCGTGGAGATCGGCGACGGCTTTCAGACCGCACGCCGCCGCGGCAGCCAGGCCCACGACGAGATGTACCCCGGCCCCGACGGCGTGATCCGCTCGACGAACCGGGCCGGCGGCCTGGAAGGCGGCATGACCAACGGCCAGGCGCTGCGGGTGCGGGCGGCGATGAAGCCGATCTCGACCGTGCCGCGGGCACTGGCCACCGTCGACCTGGCCACCGGGGACGAGGCCGTCGCCATCCACCAGCGTTCCGACGTGTGCGCGGTGCCCGCCGCCGGCGTCGTCGTCGAGACCATGGTGGCGCTGGTGCTGGCCCGCGCCGCGCTGGACAAGTTCGGCGGCGATTCGCTGGCCGAAACCCGGCGCAACATCGAGGCCTACCAGCGTGCGGTCGCCGAGCACGAAATGCCGGTTGCCCGCGCTCGGGTGTCCGGGTAG
- a CDS encoding shikimate kinase codes for MSPKAVLVGLPGSGKSTIGRRLSKAMGVGYVDTDVLIEQQTGRTIADIFATDGEQEFRRIEEDVIRAALAEQDGVVSLGGGAVTSPGVCESLAGHTVIYLEIGAREGVRRTGGTSARPLLAGGNRAEKYRALMTQRIPLYRRVATIRVDTNRRNPGAVVRYIMSRLPLQPAPQPVTPGTPTANKAAT; via the coding sequence GTGTCACCCAAGGCGGTACTCGTCGGATTGCCGGGCTCGGGCAAGTCGACCATCGGGCGCCGGCTGTCCAAGGCGATGGGCGTCGGCTACGTCGACACCGACGTGCTGATCGAGCAGCAGACCGGCCGCACCATCGCCGACATCTTCGCCACCGACGGGGAGCAGGAATTCCGCCGCATCGAAGAAGACGTGATTCGCGCGGCGCTGGCCGAGCAGGACGGTGTCGTGTCGCTCGGCGGCGGCGCGGTCACCAGCCCGGGGGTGTGCGAGTCGCTCGCCGGGCACACCGTCATCTATTTGGAGATCGGTGCCCGAGAAGGGGTGCGCCGCACCGGCGGCACCTCGGCACGGCCCCTGCTGGCCGGCGGAAACCGTGCCGAGAAGTACCGTGCGCTGATGACGCAACGGATTCCGCTGTACCGGCGCGTCGCGACCATCCGGGTCGACACCAACCGCCGCAATCCCGGGGCGGTGGTCCGCTACATCATGTCCCGGCTGCCCCTACAGCCCGCCCCACAGCCGGTCACCCCCGGCACTCCGACCGCCAACAAGGCCGCCACATGA